A segment of the Agromyces sp. H17E-10 genome:
GAACCCGAGGAGGGCGAGGGCGGCGAGGTCATCGACCTCATGGAGGCGCTGCGCCGCTCGATCGCCGACAAGCGCGGAGGCGCGAAGACGGGCGGCTCCGGCACGAAGGCCGGCGGAAGGGGCACGGCGAAGGCGAAGGCGGATGCCTCGGCCAAGCCGAAATCATCCGCGAAGGCGAAGTCGTCGGCCGACAAGGCCGACAAGGCCGACAAGGCCGACAAGCCGAAGAAGTCGAAGACGGCCTGAGCGACCCGTGACCGCCTGGCCCCCACCGGGGCACACGACCAGGCACGGGTACAGGACCATCCGGTGAGCACCCCGGCATACGGCGGTGCCGGACAGCTCATCCTGCAAGTTCGGCCGCCTGCGCACGAAGCGCCCCGGCCACCAGGCACAGTTACAGGACCATCCGGTGAGCACCCCCGCATACGGCGGTGCCGGACGGCTCATCCTGCAAGTTCTCGTGATTGCGACCACGGCCGACGGGCAGCACGGCCCGAGGCAGTCGGCCTGCGCCGACCGCACAGACGAAAGCGCGCGGCATCCGATGAACGGATGCCGCGCGCTCGTCGCGGTGCGGAAGGTGATTACTCGCCCGTGCACGCCTTGGTGACGGTGACGGCGGCGGCCTGGATGTCGCCGGTCACGGCGGCCTGCGCGTCGGCGTCGGCCTCGAAGGTGTCGTCGGGCGCCGTCGGGAGGGTCTTCGCGTAGTCTTCTGCCGCGGTGACCTTCTCCTGCAGGGTGCCGATCGCGGCGGTGACGTCTTCGTTGTCGGCGTACTCGGTGGCGAGGTCGTCGAGGCGCGTCGAGTAGCCGTCGAGCTTCTCGAGCACGGCCGCCTGCTCGGTGCCCGTGATCACGGCGTTCTGCGCGCCGTTCGAGATGTCGCGCACGGCGACGCGAATGGTCTCGCAGTCGTCGGCGGCGGCGGTGGTCGCCGTGCCGTCGCCCGAACCGTTCGACGCGCAGCCGGTGAACAGCAGTGCACCGGCGAACAGCAGCGCGGTAGTCTTCATGATTTTCTGCATGGTGGCAAGTCCCCCAAATCGAATGTGACTCCAGAAGTCTAGTGAGGAGCGCCGACACGCCTCCACGCACAGATCGCGCCGCCGCCCGGCGCCACCCCACGGGCCCCGGGCGACGGCGCGGTCACGCCACCCCGTCAGTCGCGCTTCGGCGGATCGTCATCGTCGAGGATCGCCGGGATGCTGCCCGTCGGGATGATCTTCACCTCGCGGCCGTCGGCCGCGATGAGCTTGCCGCCGAGGTAGTAGTCGCCGTCCTCGAGGGCGGTGAGCTCCTCCTCGCGCACCATTCGGGGCGGGGATGCGACGAAGACCGAGGAGTTCTTCGAGTTGCCCGCCTTGACGTGGTTGAACAGGATGTTGAGCAGGATCGCCGAGACGGCCGCCGACGAGATGCCCGAGTGGAAGATCGTCGAGAACCAGCTCGGGAACTGGTCGTAGAACGCGGGCGCCGCGATGGGCAGCATGCCGATGCCGATCGATGTGGCGACGATGATGAGGTTCATGTTGCCGCGGTAGTCGACCTTCGACAGGGTGCGGATTCCGCTCGCGGCGACGGTGCCGAAGAGCACGATGCCGGCGCCGCCGAGCACGGCGGGCGGCACGGCGGCCACGACCCGGCCGAGGATCGGCAGGAGACCGAGCACGATGAGGATCGCGCCGCCGGCGCTCACGACGAAGCGGCTCTTGATGCCGGTGATCGCGACGAGGCCGACGTTCTGCGCGAACGCGCTCTGCGGGAACGAGTTGAACAGCGGCGAGATCATGCTCGAGAGCATGTCGGCGCGGAGTCCGTTGCCGATGCGCTTCGCGTCGATCTTGGTGCCGACGATCTCGCCGACGGCGAGGATGTCGGCGGTGGTCTCGGTGAGGATCACGAGGATGACGATGAGCATCGACACGATCGCGGCGATGTCGAAGACGGGCGGACCGAATGCGAACACGGTCGGGAAGGCGAAGACCGGCCCCGTGCCCACGTTCGAGAAGTCGGCCATGCCCATGGGGATCGCGGCGAGGGTGCCGACGACGATCGCGAGCAGCACCGACAGGCGCGAGACCGCCGCGTTGCCGAGCTTCGAGAGCAGCAGCACGATCGCGAGCGTGAGGGCGGCGAGACCGATGTTGGCCATGCTGCCGTAGTTCGCGGCCTCGCGGTTGCCGCCCATCGCCCAGTTCGCGGCGACCGGCAGCAGCGAGAGGCCGATCATCGTGATGACCGTGCCGGTGACGACCGGCGGGAAGAACCTGATGATCTTCGAGAAGATCGGCGTGATCAGGAATCCGATGGCCGCGGCGACCAGCACGGCACCGAAGACCGCCTGGATGCCGCCGCCGTTGACGATCGAGACCATGGTCGCGACGCTCGCGAACGAGACGCCCTGCACGAGCGGCAGCTGCGCACCGAAGAACGGGATGCCGATCGTCTGCAGGAGGGTCGCGACGCCGCCCACGAAGAGGCAGGCCGCGACGAGCAGGCCGATGTCGGCTGCGGAGAGTCCGGCCGCCGAGCCCACGATGAGCGGCGGAGCGATGATGCCGCCGTACATCGTCAGCACGTGCTGGAGCCCGAAGGCGAACGAGGTGCTGATCTTCAGCCGCTCGTCCTCAGGACGTGGTGCGTTCACGGTGCCGTCGCCGGCGCTTCGCGCACGGGTGGCCCGCTTCGTGATCTTCATGCTCATGCGACGCACCGCGCCTCCGAGCTCAGGGAGAATGCTTCAAGCCTCACTGCTTGTCCTTCGTCCGTGCCCCCGCCCTGTGTGCGAACATCTCTGTTTTCACATTACGGAAGTCGTTTTCCACTGAGTGAAGACAAGTGAACGCTTGGACAGATCATCTGTCAACCCCTTCGTGACGAACGGCTCGCGTGGCATCGGCCGCAGCGGCCGCTCGCAACTATCCGGCGGAAGACTCGTCGATCGGCCGCGCCGGCACCGGGGCATCCAGATTCGGGTCGCCGTGGGAGTAGGCGCTGATCGCGCGCACGAACACGAGCAGCCACGCGAACAGCAACCCCGCGGCGATGAACTCGGTGCCGGTGAGGTTGAAGTAGCCGATCGGCACCCACAGCGCGACCGCGACGAGGATGCCGATCACGACGAAGAGCGAGAAGCCGGCGACCTCGGCGGGCAGACCCGGGAGCACGCGTACCGCGCAGAACACGAACACGCCGAAGACGACGACCATGCCCGTCGCCGCGGTCACGTGCAGCGGAACACTGACCGCGTCGGGCACGATGCCCGCGACCGTCATGCAGATGCCGATGCCGGCGAAGAGCCAGGCGAGCAGCCGCACCCGCCAGCGCGGATCGACGCCCCGCGCCACGAGACCCTGCTCGAGGTCGTGTCCGACGTAGTTCGCGAGCACGGTGACGACGAGACCGGTGAGGATGAGGGCGAGGTTGAACCGGTACGCCGCACCGTCGGCGAGGTTGCCGAGCTGCGAGAAGTGCAGCTGCCACCACGATTCATCGGGCGAGCTCAGCATGCTCGCCATCGTGCCGATGAAGAGCACGAGCGTCGCGAGCGTCGCGAGCCCGTCGGTCGTGACGCGAGCGCCCGACAGCGCCGACGCGTACGTGGCCGCCGCCGCGGCTGCGCCCGCGAGCGCTCCCCCGCCGAGCGCATCGACCGTGAGCCCGCGGAACCCCAGCTGGAACAGGTTGGCCACCGCGAGCACGACGAGGTAGGCGAGCATCGCCATCGCGAGCGACATCGCGACGAGGTCGACGGCCCGCTTCACGAACGGCAGGCGTCGGCGCCAGTCGGCGTGCCCGCGCCACGATTCGACGATGAAGGATGCCGCGAACGCGACACCCGCGAACGCCGCCGCCGTCCACGCGGCGAGGTTGCCGAGCGAGTCGGCACCCGCGAGCGCCACGCGCGTGCCCGACATGAGGATGACGGTGATGAGCAGCCCGCCCACGAGCGCGGCGAGCCCCCAGCGCTCCGCCCGCGCCTCGACTCGTGCGGCCGGGCTGCCGGCGATGGCCTCGCGACGCGCCGGACGGGAGTGCGGGATCACGGCGCCTCCTTCGCGAACGGTGCTGCGGGCGGTGACGCTTCGATTCTCGACCGTTCGACGCGCCCGCGGGGCGGGGCGCGCGGAAGTCGCTCACCTCCCCGCGTGCCGGTGGCCCGGATCGTGCAGCTCCCCGTGCGGAACGGCCAGCTCGCCGGCGGCCGTGGCCGCGAGCGCGGGCGTCGCGAGCGCCGCGACCAGGGCGGCGCCGATGACCATGCCGATCACCGAGCCGCCTCGTGGCACGCCGGTACGGCGTCGTCGTCCCCCGCGGAGCCGGGCCGCGGCACCCGCCGAGACGACGAGCGCGAAGGCGGCGCCCGCGAGCAGCGGCAGCACTGCGACGCCGAGCGAGGGTCCCGTCCCCGTGGCGAGCAGCATCGCCGACGCTCCGACGAGGCCGAGCGACACGGCGAGCGCCGCCCGCGGGGCGACGAGGCGACCGGCATGCAGCGCGACCACGGCCCAGCCGAACGCGGCGACGCCGCATCCGACCAGGACCGCGGCCGCGACGATGCCTCCGGCGCCGGCTCCCCCGCCGACACCGGAAGCCCGACCGGTGGCGTCGAGCGCACCGGCCGCGGTCGCGATCAGCACGAGGCCCGCGCCGAGCGCGGCGAGCATCGGCCAGCCGCGCACGAACCGGGGAATCGTGGATCGCGCCGACATCAGTCGCGCCTACGCGGCGAGCGGCCGGGTGGCGCCGGCACGCTCGGTTCCCAGACCGACGCCGAGCAGCACGAGCGCGCTCGCGAGGTGCAGGAAGTGGTCGGGGGTGTTCAGCGCGAGGATGTTCGCCGCGGTTCCCGCGAGGAAGAACCCGAGGATGCCGAGCAGCAGGTAGGCCGCACCGATGACGGTGTTCACCACCTTCGCCGCGCGGGCGCCCACGATGCCCGCGATGAGCAGCGCGCCGCCGATCAGCAGGTGGGCGATGTTGTGCAGCGGATTCACCGCGAAGATGCCGAGCAGCAATCCGCCTTCGGTGGCGATGAAGCCGACACCGCCGGTGACGGCGAAGCCGAGCAGGCCGACGAGCAGGTAGACCGCGCCGAAGACGACGCCGACGATGCGATTCGGTGAGTTGCGCATGATTCCTCCTGGAGACGGGCGGCGGATGCCGCGTCAGATGTGGTTCGGAGCGTGTCGCTCCTCGGATCGGTCCGCCCCGGGCGATCGCCCGGGGCGGGCCGGTCACGTCACATGGCCGGCATGAGCACCGAGTCGACGAGGTAGACGGTGGCGTTGGCCGTGTGCACCCCGCCGCAGATCACGGCGGCGTCGTTGACCATGAGCTCGTCGCCCGATCCCGTGACCTCCACGGTGCCGCCCTGCACGGTGGTCTGCGTGCCGACCACCTCGTCGGGCGAGAGCTGGCCGGGCACCACGTGGTACGTGAGGATCGACGTCAGCGTGTCGGCGTCGGTCTTGAGCGACTCGATCGTGGCCGGGTCGATCTTCGCGAAGGCGTCGTCGACGGGCGCGAAGACCGTGAACTCGTCGCCGTTGAGCGTGTCGACGAGGTTCACGTCGGGGTTGAGCTGTCCCGACACCGCGGCGACCAGGGTGGTCAGCAGCGGGTTGTTCGACGCGGCCACGGCGACCGGGTCCTGCGACATGCCGACGACCGAGCCGGGGCCGTCGGGCACCGCCTCGGCGTAGGCGGCGCACCCCGGCCCGACGAGGTCGGCCGCGGGATCGGCCTCCATGGCCTGCTCGGTCGGCGTGGCCTCCTCGGACATGGCGGGCTCGTCGGATTCGGCGGTGGTGTCGCCCGCGCTGCAGCCGGCGAGGCCGAGCGCGGCGACGGCCGTGATCGAGAACACGGCGAGGACGGTGCGGGTGCTGCGGATGGATCGCATGGATCTCCTCCTTCGAGTACGCGGCCCCGTGCGGGCCGTCGACAGGGATTCGGAGGCGCCGGCCAGTCGGATTGGACGTTCTTCGACCAATCGGTTGGGAGCTCGGCTCCGAACCACTGTCGACCCCACGAAACGAGGTACCCCGTGCTCGCACTCGCACTCATCGGCCTTGCCGGCGGCCTGATCACCGGTATCTCGCCGTGCATCCTTCCCGTGCTGCCCGTGATCCTGCTCTCGGGAGGCGCGCAGAGCGCCCGCGGTGACGCGACCGGCACGGATCCCGGCAGCAGGTCACCGAGCTGGTGGCGGCCCTACCTCGTGATCGCGGGCCTCGTCGTGAGCTTCAGCCTCGTCACCCTCGCCGGATCGCTGCTGCTCGGCCTCCTCGGCCTGCCGCAGGACGTGCTGCGCTGGGCCGGCCTCGTCGTGCTCGTGCTCATCGGCGTCGGGCTCATCGTGCCCCGCTTCGAGGAGCTGCTCGAGCGGCCGTTCGCGTGGATCCCGCGCAAGTCGGTCGGCACCGACCGCGGCGGGTTCGGCCTCGGCTTCGCACTCGGCGCCGTGTACGTGCCGTGCGCCGGCCCCGTGCTCGCGGCGATCACCGTGGCGGGATCGACCGGGCGGATCGGCGTCGAGACCGTCGTGCTCACGATCTCGTTCGCGATCGGCGCGGCGGCACCGCTGCTCTTCTTCGCGCTCGCGGGCCGAGGCATGGCCGAACGGCTCGCGTCGTTCCGCCGCCACCAGCGCGGCATCCGCATCGCCGGCGGCGTCGTGATGATCGCGCTCGCCGTCGGCCTCGCGTTCAACCTGCCGCAGGTGCTGCAGCGGCTCGTGCCCGACTACACCGCCGACCTGCAGCGGCAGCTCGCCCAGTCGGAGGAGGTGACCGAGGCGCTCGACCTCGGCGGCCTCGTCACCGACGAGAACCGCGAGCTCTCGAAGTGCACGAACGGCGCGGCCGAGCTCGAGTCGTGCGGTCGGGCGCCGTCGATCCGCGGCATCCGCCAATGGTTCAACACCGCCGACGGCGCGCCCGTCGACCTCGACGAGCTGCGCGGGCGGGTCGTGCTCGTCGACTTCTGGGCGTACTCGTGCATCAACTGCCAGCGCTCCATCCCGCACGTCGTCGCGTGGGACGAGGCGTACCGCGATGCGGGCCTCACCGTCATCGGCATCCATTCGCCCGAGTACGCCTTCGAGAAGGAGCCGCGCAACGTCGCCGCCGGGATCGAGTCGTTCGGCATCGACTACCCGGTGGCGCTCGACGACTCGCTGTCGACCTGGACGAACTATCGCAACCGGTACTGGCCCGCGCACTACCTGATCGACGCGAACGGAACGGTGCGGCACGTCGCCTTCGGCGAGGGCCACTACGACCGCACCGAGCGGCTGATCCGCGAACTGCTCGTCGATGCCGACCCCGACGTCGCGCTGCCCGGCCCGACCGACCTCGCCGACGAGACGCCGACGGCCGGATCGACCACGCCCGAGACCTACCTCGGTACGACCAAGCAGGTGAACTTCGCGGGCGTCGAGCCCTATCGGCGGGCGACGACGAGCTTCGAGCCGCCAACCGACCAACCGGGCGACTCCTTCGCCCTCGACGGCGATTGGCAACTGGGGACGCAGTCGATCACCCCCGCGGCCGGCTCCGCCGAGGCATCCGTTCACCTGCGGTATCACGCCCGGGAGGTGCGCATGGTGCTCGGGGGTGACGGCACGGTCGTCGTCAGCGACGGCGGTCGCGATCGACGCATCGAGGTCGCCGGCGTCCCGCGGTCGTACCTGTTGCGCGAGTCGGATGCCCCGTCGACGAGTTCGCTCACCGTCGAAGTCCCCGCGGGGGTCGACGCCTACTCGTTCACGTTCGGATGACCCATGCGCTCGTACCATCTGCCGCGCCGGTCCGCCAGGGCCGGTGGTCACTCGCCGGCTCTGCCATGCTGGATGCCGTGGTCGACGCCGGAGCGCAGCGAGAATCGCGCACGAGCGCGCTCGACGATCTGCTCGTCGCGACCGCATCGGGCGACCGCGACGCCTTCAGCCGCCTCTACGATGAAACGGCGGCACGGGTCTTCGGGCTCGTCCGTCGCGTGCTCGTCGATGCCGCGCAGGCCGAGGAGGTGACCCAGGACGTGTTCCTCGAGGCATGGCAGACGGCGGCCCGCTTCGACCCCGCACGCGGGGCCGCGATCAGCTGGTTGCTGACCCTCGCCCACCGGCGGGCCGTCGATCGGGTGCGGTCGGTGCAGGCGTCGCGTGAGCGCGACCTGAAGGCGGGCGTCCGCGATCTCGACGTGCCGGTCGACGACGTCGCCGAGGCTGCGGAGATCGCCGTCGAGCACGAGCGGGTGAGCGGGGCCCTCGCGGGCCTGAGTCCGGCGCAACGCGAGTGCCTCTCGCTCGCCTATTACGACGGCTGCACCCAGTCCGAGATCGCCGCACGTCTCGGTCTGCCGCTCGGCACCGTGAAGACCCGATTGCGCGACGGCATGATCCGACTCCGAGAGCTGCTGGGGGTGACGACATGAGCCGACCCGACGACCGGGGCGACGTGGACCCCGACGACCTGCGCGACCTCGCGCCCGCGTATGCGCTCGGGGCACTCGACGAGCCCGACCGGCTCCGTTTCGAGCGCGCCCTCGAGGCCTCGCCCGAGCTCCGGGCGGAGGTCGAGGCCTTCCGCGCCGCGGCCGCACCCCTCGGCGAATCGCTGCCGCCGGTCGCTCCCCCGCCGAGCCTCAAGGCCGACCTGTTCGCCCGTCTCGACGCGACCCCGCAGGAGCGCCCGGTCGTGTCGGTCGATGGGAGCATCCCGGCCGTCGACGATCCGTCGCGTGCCGAGAACGTTGTGCCCGGGTCGGCCCCCGAGGCATCCGAGCCGGCCGAGGCGCCGGCCGAACGGTCGGCCGGAGCGCCGGCCGGTGAGCCACCGGTCGACGAACTCGCCGCCCGACGGCGTCGCCGCAACCACATCGCCATCGTGCTCTCGTCGGCCGCGGCCGTGCTGCTCGTCATCGGCGGCGTCGTGGTCGGCCTCAATTGGGCTGGACCGAACGGGTGGGGCGCCCAGCGCGAGATGGCGGCGCTCGCTGCGGCGCCCGACGCCGAGCGGACGACGTCCGAGGTCTCGGGCGGCGGCGAGGTGACGCTCGTCTGGTCGGCCGAGGCCGGGCGCAGCGCGATCATCGCCGAGGGCCTCCCGGCCGCCGGCGATGACCGCACCTACGAACTCTGGTACATCGACGAGTCGGGCGCGACATCCGCCGGCACCTTCGACGTGCACGGCCAAGAGACGTGGCGCATCCTGCAGGGCGACTTCGCGCCGGGTGTCGCGGTCGGCATCACGATCGAGCCCGAGGGCGGTTCGGAGCAGCCGACGACCGACCCGATCGCGGTCATCCCGACCTGAGCCGCGCGTCCGTGATGCCGCCACGGGCCACGCTCGCGCGGCCCGGCCTGCGACGCTCGCGCGTGCGATCGCTCAGCGCGGGTCCCGCACGGAGCCCTCCGCCCCGTGCGGCCCGACCATCGCGGCACTGCCGAACAGCCGCTGCGGTACGACGTGGATCGTCACGCGCCGAGGGTTCTCGCGCGGTCGTCGATAGCGCTTCGCGTACAGCTCGACGGCCAGCTCGACTTCGGACGGGTCGTCGTGAACCGTTGCCAGGCCTTGGAACGCGACCCAGTGGGCACCGGCGACCTGGCTCACCGTCGCCGTTGGATCCCGCAGGACGTTTCGCACCTTCTGCGAATCGCCGGAGGTGATGATCCGGAGCACGCCGCCGTGCAGGGTGAACCCGACCGGCACCGCGTGGATGCCGCCCCACGGAGCCAGCGTCGAGAGCGTTGCGAGGTGCCGTTCGGCGAGGAACTCGACTCCGGCATCCGTCAACTCGCGCACCCGGCAATGGTACCGAGGCAGCTGTGCCGCCGAACCGCCCGTCACTGCCTCGTCAGTGTTCGCCTTCGGTGGCGAAGAAGTGACGGAGCGCCTCGGTCACCTCGTCGGGTGCCTCCTCGGCCTGGTGATGGCCGGCATCGATGCCGTGTCCTTCGACTCGGTGCGCCCAGGTGCGCCAGATGTCGCGGGGGTCACCGACGAGCTCCTCGAGATCGTCGCGAAGCGCCCAGAGCAGCAGGAGCGGCGCCTCGATCCGGCGCTCGGCGGCTCGATCGGCGAGCTCGTCGTCACGGTCGACGGTGAGACCGGCGCGGTAGTCCTCGAGCATCGCGCGAATCGTCCCGGGGCGACGGACGGCCTGCATGAGCTCGGCATGATTCGCCGCGCCCATCTTCTCGGGATCGGCCTTCGGACCGTACCAGGCGTCGGGATCGGCACCGATCACGCGTTCGGGCACGTCGGGCTGGGCGAAGAAGAACCAGTGCCACCATCGGGTCGCGAACCGGGCGTCGGCCCGGGCGAGGTGCTCGCTGATCGGGACGCAGTCCATCAGCACCAACCGGTCGACCGCGTGCGGGTGGTCGAGCGCGAGACGCATCGCGACGTAGCTGCCGCGGTCGTGACCGACGAGGTGGAACCGTTCCACGCCGAGGCGGCCCATCGCGGCGACGATGTCGCCGGCCGACGCGCGTTTGCTGTGGGCGGTGTGGTCGGGTGTCGGCGACGGCCCTCGGGAGCGGCCGTAACCGCGGAGGTCCGGGCAGAACACCTGGAAGCCCGCAGCGACCAGCTGCGGCGCGACCCGGTGCCAGGTCGCCGAGGTTCGCGGGTGTCCGTGCAGCAGCACGACCGGCGGCCCCTCACCGGCGTGCCGTACGAAGACCGAGGTCTCACCGAGCTCGATCACGTCTTCTTCGAAACCCTCGAACACCCTTCGACGGTACGCCGAGCCACCGTCGCCCGGCGGAGTCGTCGTCCGATCAGCGAGACACGGGGACGAGCTCGACCTCGATGCGGTCGCCGTCGACCACTGCGCGCATCATCGTGCAGACGGACTGGCGTCGCCGGTCGGTCGGCGACCCCGGATTGAGCAACCGCATCCCGGCGGGCGACACCGTGTCCCACGGGATATGCGAGTGTCCGAACACGAGCACATCGGCATCGGGGAACTCCGAGTCCATGCGTTCCTCGCGCCCCCTCGCCGGACCCGTCTCGTGGACGGCCGCTAGCGTGACGCCCTCCACCTCGAATCGAGCGACCTCGGGAAGTCGTGCCCGCAACTCCGGTCCGTCGTTGTTCCCCCACACCCCGTAAAGCCGGCTGGCGCGCGATTCGAGCATCGTGAGGGTGGCGAGGTCGGTCCAGTCCCCGGCGTGGACGACCACGTCGGCGCGGTCGACGGCATCGAGGACCGCATCCGGGAGCCGCCGAGCCCGCGTCGGGACATGGCTGTCGGCGAGCAGGAGCAGGTTCGTGACCACCCGTCCATCCTGCGCCCGAGACAGTGGCCGATCAACATCGGAGCCAGCGGCTCCTACCCCTGGTCGCTGACGCCGGCGAAGGTCTCGGGATAGTCGCCGAGCCAGGCCCAGCGGTCGATCGGCCAGCTCACGACGAACGCGCGGCCGATCACGTTCTCGATCGGAACAAACCCCTCCGACGGCGTCTCGGTCTGGTAGCGCGAGTCGCGGGAGTCGTCGCGATTGTCGCCCATGACCCAGAGCGCGCCGTCGGGCACCGTGACCGAGAAGTCGGTCTTCGACGCCCGCGTCTCCCCGCCGGGCAACGAGATGTACGGCTCGTCGAGCGGCACGCCGTCGATACTCATCCGCCCGCGCTCGTCGCAGCACTCGACGTGGTCGCCGGGCAGGCCGATGACGCGCTTGACGAGATCACTGTCGGAGTCCGACGCGGCGAGTCCGACGAACACGAGGAACGAGTCGACCGCGGCGGCGAGCGGCGGCTTCGGCGGCTCGGGCCGTGCGTCCAGCCAGCCGCCCGGGTCTTCGAACACCACCACGTCGCCCCGCGCGATGGGCACGACGTCGGGCACGAGCTCGTTCACCATGATGCGGTCGTCGATCTCGAGCGTGTGCGACATCGACTGCGACGGAATGTAGAACGGCCGGACCAGGAACGTCTTGATGAGGAACGAGACGAGGATCGCGACGACGGCGATCACCACGAGATCGCGTGCGAACAGCAGGCCCGGATGCCGCCTCCGACGCGAAGCTGCAGGAGGCGCTTCGTCGGCCCCGGCATCGGCGGCATCAGCGGACAATCCCGGCCTCCTCCAGTGGACGACGAAAGCCCCTCGAGAACGAGGGGCTTCGAAGTG
Coding sequences within it:
- a CDS encoding nucleobase:cation symporter-2 family protein; this translates as MKITKRATRARSAGDGTVNAPRPEDERLKISTSFAFGLQHVLTMYGGIIAPPLIVGSAAGLSAADIGLLVAACLFVGGVATLLQTIGIPFFGAQLPLVQGVSFASVATMVSIVNGGGIQAVFGAVLVAAAIGFLITPIFSKIIRFFPPVVTGTVITMIGLSLLPVAANWAMGGNREAANYGSMANIGLAALTLAIVLLLSKLGNAAVSRLSVLLAIVVGTLAAIPMGMADFSNVGTGPVFAFPTVFAFGPPVFDIAAIVSMLIVILVILTETTADILAVGEIVGTKIDAKRIGNGLRADMLSSMISPLFNSFPQSAFAQNVGLVAITGIKSRFVVSAGGAILIVLGLLPILGRVVAAVPPAVLGGAGIVLFGTVAASGIRTLSKVDYRGNMNLIIVATSIGIGMLPIAAPAFYDQFPSWFSTIFHSGISSAAVSAILLNILFNHVKAGNSKNSSVFVASPPRMVREEELTALEDGDYYLGGKLIAADGREVKIIPTGSIPAILDDDDPPKRD
- a CDS encoding DUF998 domain-containing protein, encoding MIPHSRPARREAIAGSPAARVEARAERWGLAALVGGLLITVILMSGTRVALAGADSLGNLAAWTAAAFAGVAFAASFIVESWRGHADWRRRLPFVKRAVDLVAMSLAMAMLAYLVVLAVANLFQLGFRGLTVDALGGGALAGAAAAAATYASALSGARVTTDGLATLATLVLFIGTMASMLSSPDESWWQLHFSQLGNLADGAAYRFNLALILTGLVVTVLANYVGHDLEQGLVARGVDPRWRVRLLAWLFAGIGICMTVAGIVPDAVSVPLHVTAATGMVVVFGVFVFCAVRVLPGLPAEVAGFSLFVVIGILVAVALWVPIGYFNLTGTEFIAAGLLFAWLLVFVRAISAYSHGDPNLDAPVPARPIDESSAG
- a CDS encoding DUF4383 domain-containing protein: MRNSPNRIVGVVFGAVYLLVGLLGFAVTGGVGFIATEGGLLLGIFAVNPLHNIAHLLIGGALLIAGIVGARAAKVVNTVIGAAYLLLGILGFFLAGTAANILALNTPDHFLHLASALVLLGVGLGTERAGATRPLAA
- a CDS encoding fasciclin domain-containing protein; translated protein: MRSIRSTRTVLAVFSITAVAALGLAGCSAGDTTAESDEPAMSEEATPTEQAMEADPAADLVGPGCAAYAEAVPDGPGSVVGMSQDPVAVAASNNPLLTTLVAAVSGQLNPDVNLVDTLNGDEFTVFAPVDDAFAKIDPATIESLKTDADTLTSILTYHVVPGQLSPDEVVGTQTTVQGGTVEVTGSGDELMVNDAAVICGGVHTANATVYLVDSVLMPAM
- a CDS encoding cytochrome c biogenesis protein CcdA, translated to MLALALIGLAGGLITGISPCILPVLPVILLSGGAQSARGDATGTDPGSRSPSWWRPYLVIAGLVVSFSLVTLAGSLLLGLLGLPQDVLRWAGLVVLVLIGVGLIVPRFEELLERPFAWIPRKSVGTDRGGFGLGFALGAVYVPCAGPVLAAITVAGSTGRIGVETVVLTISFAIGAAAPLLFFALAGRGMAERLASFRRHQRGIRIAGGVVMIALAVGLAFNLPQVLQRLVPDYTADLQRQLAQSEEVTEALDLGGLVTDENRELSKCTNGAAELESCGRAPSIRGIRQWFNTADGAPVDLDELRGRVVLVDFWAYSCINCQRSIPHVVAWDEAYRDAGLTVIGIHSPEYAFEKEPRNVAAGIESFGIDYPVALDDSLSTWTNYRNRYWPAHYLIDANGTVRHVAFGEGHYDRTERLIRELLVDADPDVALPGPTDLADETPTAGSTTPETYLGTTKQVNFAGVEPYRRATTSFEPPTDQPGDSFALDGDWQLGTQSITPAAGSAEASVHLRYHAREVRMVLGGDGTVVVSDGGRDRRIEVAGVPRSYLLRESDAPSTSSLTVEVPAGVDAYSFTFG
- the sigK gene encoding ECF RNA polymerase sigma factor SigK, which produces MLDAVVDAGAQRESRTSALDDLLVATASGDRDAFSRLYDETAARVFGLVRRVLVDAAQAEEVTQDVFLEAWQTAARFDPARGAAISWLLTLAHRRAVDRVRSVQASRERDLKAGVRDLDVPVDDVAEAAEIAVEHERVSGALAGLSPAQRECLSLAYYDGCTQSEIAARLGLPLGTVKTRLRDGMIRLRELLGVTT
- a CDS encoding anti-sigma factor, producing the protein MSRPDDRGDVDPDDLRDLAPAYALGALDEPDRLRFERALEASPELRAEVEAFRAAAAPLGESLPPVAPPPSLKADLFARLDATPQERPVVSVDGSIPAVDDPSRAENVVPGSAPEASEPAEAPAERSAGAPAGEPPVDELAARRRRRNHIAIVLSSAAAVLLVIGGVVVGLNWAGPNGWGAQREMAALAAAPDAERTTSEVSGGGEVTLVWSAEAGRSAIIAEGLPAAGDDRTYELWYIDESGATSAGTFDVHGQETWRILQGDFAPGVAVGITIEPEGGSEQPTTDPIAVIPT
- a CDS encoding PPOX class F420-dependent oxidoreductase, which encodes MRELTDAGVEFLAERHLATLSTLAPWGGIHAVPVGFTLHGGVLRIITSGDSQKVRNVLRDPTATVSQVAGAHWVAFQGLATVHDDPSEVELAVELYAKRYRRPRENPRRVTIHVVPQRLFGSAAMVGPHGAEGSVRDPR
- a CDS encoding alpha/beta fold hydrolase, which gives rise to MFEGFEEDVIELGETSVFVRHAGEGPPVVLLHGHPRTSATWHRVAPQLVAAGFQVFCPDLRGYGRSRGPSPTPDHTAHSKRASAGDIVAAMGRLGVERFHLVGHDRGSYVAMRLALDHPHAVDRLVLMDCVPISEHLARADARFATRWWHWFFFAQPDVPERVIGADPDAWYGPKADPEKMGAANHAELMQAVRRPGTIRAMLEDYRAGLTVDRDDELADRAAERRIEAPLLLLWALRDDLEELVGDPRDIWRTWAHRVEGHGIDAGHHQAEEAPDEVTEALRHFFATEGEH
- a CDS encoding metallophosphoesterase family protein — encoded protein: MVTNLLLLADSHVPTRARRLPDAVLDAVDRADVVVHAGDWTDLATLTMLESRASRLYGVWGNNDGPELRARLPEVARFEVEGVTLAAVHETGPARGREERMDSEFPDADVLVFGHSHIPWDTVSPAGMRLLNPGSPTDRRRQSVCTMMRAVVDGDRIEVELVPVSR
- the lepB gene encoding signal peptidase I produces the protein MSADAADAGADEAPPAASRRRRHPGLLFARDLVVIAVVAILVSFLIKTFLVRPFYIPSQSMSHTLEIDDRIMVNELVPDVVPIARGDVVVFEDPGGWLDARPEPPKPPLAAAVDSFLVFVGLAASDSDSDLVKRVIGLPGDHVECCDERGRMSIDGVPLDEPYISLPGGETRASKTDFSVTVPDGALWVMGDNRDDSRDSRYQTETPSEGFVPIENVIGRAFVVSWPIDRWAWLGDYPETFAGVSDQG